In a single window of the Labrus mixtus chromosome 20, fLabMix1.1, whole genome shotgun sequence genome:
- the LOC132954297 gene encoding somatostatin receptor type 2-like, whose protein sequence is MDSWIFPSSPPNLSEHLMYDSFMQGNESDVHGNYTDHTFNRTSTVVITCLYFLVCAVGLCGNALVIYVILRYAKMKTVTNIYILNLAVADVLFMLGLPFIAIQLALVNWPFGPVLCRVVMTVDSLNQFTSIFCLMVMSIDRYLAVVHPIKSTKWRKPRMAKTINLTVWGVSLMVNLPIVIYSGVITKHDGCFCTIVWPEPQEAYYTAFMFYTFVLGFFLPLMVICLCYLFIIIKVKSSGIRVGSSKRKRSERKVTRMVSIVVAVFVFCWLPFYVFNVTSVTGTISTTPILRSTFAFVVVLGYANSCANPILYAFLSENFKKSFQNVLCLKKVGGLDEVERSDSRQDKSRMINDPTETQSTLLNGDLQTSI, encoded by the coding sequence ATGGACTCCTGGATCTTCCCATCATCCCCTCCGAACCTCTCGGAGCACCTCATGTACGACAGCTTCATGCAGGGCAACGAGTCCGACGTTCACGGGAACTACACGGACCACACCTTCAACCGGACCAGCACTGTGGTCATCACCTGCCTGTACTTCCTGGTCTGCGCCGTGGGGCTCTGCGGAAACGCCCTCGTCATCTACGTCATCCTGCGCTACGCCAAGATGAAGACGGTCACCAACATCTACATCCTCAACCTGGCCGTGGCCGACGTGCTTTTCATGCTGGGCCTGCCGTTCATCGCCATCCAGTTGGCGCTGGTCAACTGGCCGTTTGGCCCCGTGCTCTGCAGGGTGGTGATGACTGTCGACTCCCTCAACCAGTTCACATCCATCTTCTGCCTGATGGTGATGAGCATAGACCGCTATCTGGCTGTGGTGCATCCCATTAAGTCCACCAAATGGCGCAAGCCTCGCATGGCAAAGACGATTAACTTAACAGTGTGGGGCGTGTCGCTAATGGTCAACCTTCCCATCGTGATCTACAGCGGTGTTATCACAAAGCACGACGGCTGCTTCTGCACCATCGTGTGGCCCGAGCCTCAGGAGGCCTACTACACCGCCTTCATGTTCTACACCTTCGTCCTGGGCTTCTTCCTACCCCTCATGGTCATCTGCCTCTGCtacctcttcatcatcatcaaggtGAAGTCCTCTGGCATCCGCGTGGGCTCCTCCAAGAGGAAGCGCTCGGAGAGGAAGGTGACCCGCATGGTGTCCATCGTGGTGGCAGTGTTCGTCTTCTGCTGGCTGCCGTTCTACGTCTTCAACGTGACCTCGGTGACCGGAACCATCAGCACCACGCCCATCCTGAGGAGCACCTTTGCGTTTGTGGTGGTTCTAGGGTACGCCAACAGCTGCGCCAACCCCATCCTCTACGCCTTCCTGTCAGAGAACTTCAAGAAGAGTTTCCAGAATGTGCTCTGCCTTAAGAAGGTGGGAGGGTTGGATGAGGTGGAGCGCAGTGATAGCCGACAGGACAAGTCTCGCATGATAAATGACCCCACGGAAACTCAGAGTACTCTGCTAAATGGAGACCTGCAGACCAGTATCTGA